Proteins co-encoded in one Fibrobacter sp. UWT2 genomic window:
- a CDS encoding glycosyl hydrolase family 8: MGCKVWTASLALAFGLSQATVNFPFPQMSNYGGNATLLSDKVAASEQLKKQFLYWKQAMYNESGDIAGIRSDPGSDAYFSEGVGYGMLLMVYFSDNTTSYQAEFDKIWNFYKKFQNENGLMIWKIGNLSESWDAGNGAALDGDIDAAAALVMAYYQFGDEKYKEDAKKLIQAMKKSEFESNGLHMPGDKWGDAAFNRKNPGYFDPAYMPLFAAIDEENAEFWSKTAYDANMKLYESSSDEVKTGLVDDWTDKNGKSEDDYYSYDASRAPWRNAKAVCWHGDQRALAIDKKMAEFVSTVNASSMSGPVLRSSGSLGNDHNSTFVTSLMTALISDSKYQAKLDEYWKEAVALGDENYFNQSLKLLNGLLVSGNMPNLMNASSNPNPESSSSVNPESSSSSPAGIVDNRVAAAPRISLQGRTLQVHFDGSARVDVFNVTGNAVKTLWNDRVAGSKTLDLQGIPAGVYVIRAQTKNATVMQKISLQ; the protein is encoded by the coding sequence ATGGGATGTAAAGTTTGGACCGCGTCCTTGGCTTTGGCGTTTGGTCTTTCGCAGGCGACGGTGAATTTCCCGTTCCCCCAGATGTCCAATTACGGTGGAAATGCCACTTTGTTGAGTGACAAGGTTGCCGCTTCGGAACAGTTGAAAAAGCAGTTCCTGTACTGGAAACAGGCCATGTACAACGAATCGGGCGATATTGCGGGCATTCGTTCGGACCCCGGTTCCGATGCGTATTTTTCGGAAGGTGTCGGTTACGGCATGCTTCTGATGGTGTATTTTAGTGACAACACGACCAGTTACCAGGCTGAATTCGACAAGATTTGGAATTTCTACAAGAAGTTCCAGAACGAAAACGGACTCATGATCTGGAAAATCGGTAACCTTTCGGAATCTTGGGATGCGGGTAACGGTGCTGCTCTCGATGGCGATATCGATGCCGCTGCCGCCCTTGTGATGGCTTACTACCAGTTTGGCGACGAAAAGTACAAGGAAGACGCCAAAAAACTCATTCAGGCCATGAAGAAGTCCGAGTTCGAAAGCAACGGCTTGCACATGCCGGGCGACAAGTGGGGCGATGCCGCATTCAACCGCAAGAATCCTGGCTACTTCGACCCGGCTTACATGCCCTTGTTTGCCGCAATCGATGAAGAAAATGCCGAATTCTGGAGTAAGACGGCCTACGATGCGAACATGAAGTTGTATGAATCGAGCTCTGACGAAGTCAAGACGGGCTTGGTGGACGACTGGACCGACAAGAACGGCAAGAGCGAAGACGACTATTACAGCTACGATGCCTCGCGCGCCCCGTGGCGTAATGCGAAGGCTGTTTGCTGGCATGGCGACCAGCGTGCACTCGCTATCGACAAGAAGATGGCTGAGTTCGTGTCAACGGTGAACGCTTCTAGCATGAGTGGCCCCGTGCTTCGTTCTTCGGGTAGCCTCGGCAATGACCACAACAGTACGTTCGTGACATCTTTGATGACCGCACTCATTTCGGATTCCAAGTACCAAGCCAAGCTTGATGAATACTGGAAAGAAGCGGTGGCACTCGGCGACGAGAACTACTTTAACCAGTCTCTCAAGCTCTTGAACGGCCTCTTGGTTTCGGGTAACATGCCGAACCTCATGAACGCAAGTTCTAATCCGAATCCGGAGAGCTCCAGTTCCGTAAACCCGGAATCGAGTTCCAGTTCGCCGGCAGGCATTGTCGATAACAGAGTGGCTGCTGCTCCTAGAATTTCGCTGCAGGGCCGTACGCTCCAGGTTCACTTTGATGGCTCTGCACGCGTCGATGTGTTCAATGTGACGGGCAATGCCGTTAAGACTCTTTGGAATGACCGTGTGGCCGGAAGCAAGACTTTGGACCTCCAGGGAATCCCCGCGGGAGTCTATGTCATTCGCGCCCAGACGAAAAATGCGACCGTGATGCAAAAAATCAGCTTGCAATAA